The Longimicrobiales bacterium genome window below encodes:
- a CDS encoding RagB/SusD family nutrient uptake outer membrane protein: protein MSKRTKSWAVATMVGLAVLGTSACDDFLATEPKAELTTGNFFQTESQAIAATNATYHMLREWPVHVFAWLGMTDMASDDATKGSTPNDAAFLSDFENLSWTSGNGAFLDTWTGYYQGIYRANIAINGIPQVTGDAQLKQRLIGENKFLRAYFYFFLVRAYGGVPLITAPLSPSEYRTQVRASEADIWALIEQDLTDAIAALPESYGGDDVGRATRGAAHALLAEVHLFQDEFEDAWTHAQQVTGYDLFPDYRTLFTRAGENSVETVFEVQSVALEQRGGGSQYQEVQGVRGTPNLGWGFNTPSDNLEAAYEPGDPRQQATIMYAWELLPDGSGRVVYYNPQMLNNQYNQKVFISPETPGGAGNGGVNIRRIRYAHVLLNAAEAAYRTGREAEARTLLNEVRARARGDREVTLGIQPEPLAESIAGSVIGLGADDSRVFVRYVPEGSSADAAGLQEFTFECADGACGQREIPPVRVLNMDIIQSVAGIDVQTIDDYFAAVDAQAPGSPVQVEVLRVTMDANNNVSTQALTVNVTAQALLPEVTASGQALLDAIWHERRVELAMEQHRWFDIVRQGRAAEVMAEAGKVFQTGVHELYPIPLQEITLTGLQQNPGY from the coding sequence ATGAGCAAGAGAACGAAGAGCTGGGCAGTCGCGACGATGGTTGGGCTCGCTGTGCTGGGCACCAGCGCATGCGACGACTTCCTCGCGACCGAACCCAAGGCAGAGCTGACTACCGGCAACTTCTTCCAGACCGAATCGCAGGCGATCGCGGCGACCAACGCGACGTATCACATGCTCCGCGAATGGCCGGTGCATGTTTTCGCGTGGCTCGGTATGACGGACATGGCGTCTGATGATGCGACCAAGGGGAGCACGCCCAACGATGCGGCGTTCCTGTCGGATTTCGAGAATCTCAGCTGGACGTCGGGCAACGGCGCGTTCCTCGATACATGGACCGGCTACTACCAGGGGATCTACCGTGCGAACATCGCCATCAACGGGATCCCGCAGGTCACGGGTGACGCGCAGCTCAAGCAGCGGCTGATCGGCGAGAACAAGTTCCTGCGCGCCTACTTCTACTTCTTCCTCGTGCGTGCGTACGGCGGCGTACCGCTCATCACCGCTCCGCTGTCGCCGAGCGAGTACCGCACCCAGGTGCGCGCGTCCGAGGCCGACATCTGGGCGCTCATCGAGCAGGACCTGACGGATGCGATCGCGGCGCTGCCGGAGAGCTACGGCGGTGACGACGTAGGTCGCGCGACCCGCGGCGCTGCCCACGCTCTCCTCGCCGAAGTCCACCTGTTCCAGGACGAGTTCGAGGACGCGTGGACGCATGCGCAGCAGGTGACCGGCTACGACCTGTTCCCCGACTACCGCACGCTGTTCACGCGCGCCGGCGAGAACTCCGTGGAGACGGTGTTCGAGGTGCAGAGCGTCGCCCTCGAGCAGCGGGGCGGCGGCTCACAGTACCAGGAAGTGCAGGGCGTGCGCGGGACACCGAACCTGGGCTGGGGCTTCAACACGCCGTCGGACAACCTGGAGGCTGCGTACGAGCCGGGTGATCCGCGCCAGCAGGCGACGATCATGTACGCCTGGGAGCTGCTGCCGGACGGATCGGGCCGGGTGGTCTATTACAACCCGCAGATGCTGAACAACCAGTACAACCAGAAGGTGTTCATCTCGCCCGAGACGCCGGGCGGGGCGGGCAACGGTGGCGTCAACATCCGCCGGATCCGCTACGCGCACGTCCTGCTGAACGCGGCGGAGGCAGCCTACCGCACGGGACGTGAGGCCGAGGCGAGGACGCTGCTGAACGAGGTGCGCGCCCGGGCCCGCGGCGACCGGGAGGTCACGCTCGGTATCCAGCCCGAGCCGCTTGCCGAGTCGATTGCCGGGAGTGTCATCGGCCTGGGAGCCGACGATTCGCGCGTGTTCGTCCGGTACGTGCCGGAGGGGTCGTCGGCGGACGCCGCCGGGCTGCAGGAGTTCACGTTCGAGTGTGCGGATGGCGCATGCGGTCAGCGGGAGATCCCGCCCGTCCGCGTGCTCAACATGGACATCATCCAGTCGGTCGCCGGCATCGACGTGCAGACGATCGACGACTACTTCGCTGCGGTCGACGCTCAGGCGCCCGGCTCGCCCGTCCAGGTCGAGGTGCTGCGCGTGACGATGGACGCGAACAACAACGTCAGCACGCAGGCTCTGACAGTGAACGTGACGGCGCAGGCATTGCTGCCGGAGGTGACCGCGTCGGGGCAGGCACTGCTGGACGCGATCTGGCACGAGCGTCGCGTCGAGCTGGCGATGGAGCAGCACCGCTGGTTCGAT